TGAAGGGCGTAACAGGTTTTTTACTGCGCTGAGTCCCAAAACTGTAAAAGACACCCTCATCCGTGAATGGGACGCGGCACATTCAGTAAAGCTTGAAAAAGCAGACTCCCTATTCGAAAAATTATCAGAAACCTTTAATTCAACAGCCGTTGGGCCAGCCCTGAATGCAGTTGAGTTAATCAGAAACGCCGCCAATATTCACAACAGGTATTTACAGCTGGTCAATGAGAGTAAATCCGAAATTCTCGGGTATATGAGACCACCCATTGCGGCCACAACCAAACGCTCACATGACCTTCAAAAAGAAGTTCAAATCAAAGCCCTTTCGCGGGGGGTCGTGCAGCGCGGTATTTTCAGCTTAAAGCATTTAACTGGCCTCAAATTCGAATGGGAAACTCTCGGTGAAAACGATAAAATGAGAGTGGTAGAGAGTCTTCCAGTAAAAATGTTTCTCTTTGATCGACGGATATCGTATATCGGTCTACCTACTGCAGCGGAGAATAATAATTCCAGTTTTTTCATGCTCTATATCGATGATCCAGGTTTTACCAAAGTACTGGTAGAAAGTTTTGAAGAGGTCTGGGAACGGGCTGTGCCTATTGAACATTTTAAGGGTGCCGAAATTAATTCTATCGCCATGGAACATCAATTAAGTCCCAATAGCTAAATTTCAATCCCAGATTCTAGCTACGCACCCGTTTCTCAAGCGGGTTGTTAAATACTCACAAATCTCAAACTCCATCTCCGTCATTGAATACTCCTGAGAATTAATTATTCTATAGCCGAAATTGTGATCAGCAAAAGTAAGGGATGTAATTGTGGCAACAAGCGAGACTAATTTGCGGGAATTGACTGATCTGGGTATCTCTGAGAGAGAAGCAAAGCTCTATTTAGTTATGCTGGAATACGGTGAGGTAACGGCCAATGAAATGCATCGCCTTACAGGCGTTCAAAGATCAAAAATTTATTCAATTCTAAGTCGCATGGTTGTACACGGTCTGTGTAATGAAAGGATGGAGGGGCGTAACCGGTTCTTCACCGCCCTGAATCCTAAAGATGTTAAAGCAACCCTGCAGAGGGAGTGGGATTCAGAGCATTTAAATCGCGTTGAAAAAGCCAATGGAATTTTTGATAGACTTGAGGATAAATTTATAGCCGGCGGGGCAGGTCCATCGCTGAATTCTGTGGAGATTATCAGGAATGCAGCCAACATCCATAACAGATATTTACAGTTGATGAATGAGGTCCAGGAGGAAGTTCTTGCATATGTGCGACCTCCCATTGCTGCAACCACCAAAGCTACCCGGAAAGTCCAATTCGAAGCCCAACAGGCAGCCCTTGATCGAGGGGTAACGCTTCGATCTATATTCAGTCTAGAACACCTTGGAGGCATCAATCAGGAATGGGAAAAACTCAGCGAAAATGACCTGATGCGCGTCACAGACAGTCTACCCATAAAACTGTTTATTTTCGATGGCAAGCGAGTTCTGGCTGGTCTACCATCCAACTCAATCAACGCAGCTAATTTCTTTATGCTCTATGTGGAGGATGAGGGCTTTTGTCAGGTTCTGGTGGAAGCCTTTGAAGAAGTCTGGAAAAAAGCAATCCGCGTGGAAGTTTTAAGTGGCAATAATCTTGAAGGCAACGTAAACTCAGCCAATTAATCAAAGCAATTAGATAAAAAAAACGGGCTCCTATAATGGAGCCCGTTTTTTTAATGATCAATCGTAGGAATAGAGTTACTTGAGTAACACCATCTTGATAGACTGACTATGAGATACGGCTTCCAGGCGAGCGACATAAACGCCAGCAGGAGTTTGTTCTCCACCATTATTAAGCCCATTCCAGACGACTTCGTTCCAGCCAGCAGGAACATTGGCCATTTCCAGTGATTTTACCAGACGACCCGTGATGTCAAAGATTTTCAAATGCGTCGTAGCCATTTCAGGTAGGGCAAAACGGATTGATGTGCTTGGATTGAAGGGGTTGGGAAAATTCTGGGCTACTGTGAATTCAATAGGTAGAGCTGCTTTCTCATCTATTGATACCACACCTGGGACCAGGAACTCTATATGGTCAACGAAAAATCCCATCATTTCATTTTCCGCATCAGACACAAAATGAAATCTAAACCACAGTTTCTCCGTTTCACCGCCACAATATTCAGTAAGGTCAATCTCATGACGACTCCAGCTGATAGCTGTTCCTGTGTGGGAATTCAACGTGGTCCAATTTTCTTGATCAGTGCTCACCTCAAAGGTTCCCACGTCTACACCATCCTCCAATTGATAAAGGGTTCTGTACTTTATTGCCAGACTTTCCATTATTCCTACTTCGATGCCAGGAAGGTAAGTGAGAGAATTATCCATGTTGGGAAGATAAGGAGTCACGCCGCCACTACAGTGCATGGATTGACCATCTTGATATCCTGACGACTCAGAGAAATCCCAACTATCATAATCCCATAAGTTCGGCCGATAGTAATGCCAGAATCGATCAACAACC
This sequence is a window from Candidatus Neomarinimicrobiota bacterium. Protein-coding genes within it:
- a CDS encoding TrmB family transcriptional regulator, whose translation is MATSETNLRELTDLGISEREAKLYLVMLEYGEVTANEMHRLTGVQRSKIYSILSRMVVHGLCNERMEGRNRFFTALNPKDVKATLQREWDSEHLNRVEKANGIFDRLEDKFIAGGAGPSLNSVEIIRNAANIHNRYLQLMNEVQEEVLAYVRPPIAATTKATRKVQFEAQQAALDRGVTLRSIFSLEHLGGINQEWEKLSENDLMRVTDSLPIKLFIFDGKRVLAGLPSNSINAANFFMLYVEDEGFCQVLVEAFEEVWKKAIRVEVLSGNNLEGNVNSAN